From Cotesia glomerata isolate CgM1 linkage group LG2, MPM_Cglom_v2.3, whole genome shotgun sequence, a single genomic window includes:
- the LOC123258978 gene encoding uncharacterized protein LOC123258978: protein MEICCLDQSETNANRDENEALMNTETLLLSQKSKSTVSTVSQISNNISDFEDELKKKSKRKAPLMNIMTPELAAALDRGKVSSRNAVYILAATLKSTGIDMKGCKLSHSTIHRARKKFRSDMAAKLKDGLENQDNFVIHWDGKILPDIVGTEKVDRLPIIISLSGSEQLLGVPKMKSGTAKNQADAIVKILFDWGISRKIVGLSFDTAAVNTDINSCYCFLKNFIMI from the exons ATGGAAATTTGTTGTTTAGATCAGAGTGAAACGAATGCAAATAGAGATG AAAATGAGGCACTTATGAATACTGAGACCCTTCTTCTCAGCCAAAAATCAAAATCTACCGTTTCTACCGTTAGTCAAATTTCTAACAATATCTCTGATTTTGAAGacgaattaaaaaagaaatcaaaaCGAAAAGCACCTCTAATGAATATCATGACACCGGAACTTGCAGCTGCCCTTGATCGTGGAAAAGTTAGCAGCAGAAATGCCGTATATATTTTAGCTGCTACTCTCAAAAGTACTGGCATTGATATGAAAGGCTGTAAATTGAGTCATTCGACAATTCATCGAGCTCGCAAAAAATTTCGAAGTGATATGGCTGCTAAATTGAAAGATGGACTCGAAAACCAGGATAATTTTGTGATACATTGGGACGGGAAAATATTACCTGATATAGTTGGTACGGAAAAAGTTGATAGACTGCCAATTATTATATCGTTATCAGGCAGTGAACAACTGTTAGGTGTACCCAAAATGAAATCTGGAACTGCTAAAAATCAGGCTGATGCTATTGTGAAAATTCTATTCGATTGGGGTATTTCTCGTAAAATAGTAGGACTGTCTTTCGACACGGCGGCTGTTAATACAGATATTAATTCATGTTattgttttcttaaaaactttatcatgatataa